The proteins below are encoded in one region of Gallus gallus isolate bGalGal1 chromosome 12, bGalGal1.mat.broiler.GRCg7b, whole genome shotgun sequence:
- the APPL1 gene encoding DCC-interacting protein 13-alpha, protein MPGIDKLPIEETLEDSPQTRSLLGVFEEDAAAISNYVNQLFQAMHRVYDAQNELSAATHLTSKLLKEYEKQHFPLGGDDEIMSSTLQQFAKVIDELSSCHAVLSTQLADAMMFPITQFKERDLKEILTLKEVFQIASNDHDAAITRYSRLSKRRENEKIKAEVTEDVYTSRKKQHQTMMHYFCALNTLQYKKKIAVLEPLLGYMQAQISFFKMGSENLTEQLEEFLTNIGTSVQNVRREMECEIENMQQTIEDLEVASDPLYLPDPDPTKFPVHRNLTRKAGYLNARNKTGLVSSSWERQFYFTQGGNLMSQARGDVAGGLVMDIDNCSVMAVDCEDRRYCFQITSFDGKKSSILQAESKKDYEEWICTINNISKQIYLSENPEEIAARVNQSALEAVTPSPSFQQRHESMRPTVQSRPPTARTSSTGSLGSESAALSALSLDSLVAPDTPIQFDIISPVSEDLPGQAKSSGQSGRRTNPFGETGGSKSETEDSILHQLFIVRFLGSMEVKSDESPDVVYETMRQILAARAIHNIFRMTESHLLVTCDCLKLIDPQTQVTRLRFPLPNVVLYATHQENKRLFGFVLRTSGGRADSRQTSICYIFESNNEGEKICDSVGLAKQIAFHAELDRKASEKQKEMERVKEKQQKELTKQKQIEKDLEEQSRLIAASNRSNPSSGEGQFVVLSSSQSEDSDLGEDGKKKRESET, encoded by the exons caCTTTCCACTAGGGGGAGATGATGAAATTATGAGTTCTACTTTACAGCAATTTGCAAAAGTGATCGACGAG CTCAGTTCTTGCCATGCAGTACTTTCAACTCAACTTGCAGATGCAATGATGTTTCCTATTACTCAGTTTAAAGAAAGAGATCTAAAAG AGATATTAACTCTAAAAGAAGTTTTCCAAATTGCAAGCAATG ACCACGACGCTGCCATTACCCGATACAGTCGGTTGtcaaaaagaagggaaaatgagaag ATCAAGGCTGAAGTTACAGAAGATGTGTAtacttccagaaaaaaacagcatcagACTATGATGCATTATTTCTGTGCACTAAATACTCTTCAGTACAAGAAGAAAATTGCTGTGTTAGAACCCTTGCTAGGATACATGCAAGCTCAG ataagcttttttaaaatggGTTCAGAAAATCTCACTGAGCAACTGGAGGAATTTCTCACCAACATTGGCACAAGTGTACAAAA TGTTCGCAGGGAAATGGAGTGCGAAATAGAGAACATGCAGCAAACTATAGAAGACTTGGAAGTAGCCAGTGATCCACTTTATTTGCCTGATCCGGATCCTACGAAATTTCCTGTCCATAGAAATCTTACACGGAAAGCTGGCTATCTCAATGCAAGAAA TAAAACAGGGCTGGTATCTTCCAGTTGGGAGAGGCAGTTCTACTTCACTCAAGGTGGAAATCTGATGAGCCAGGCAAGAGGTGATGTGGCTGGGGGACTTGTCATGGACATAGACAATTGTTCAGTAATGGCTGTGGACTGCGAAGACAGACGGTACTGTTTTCAAATAACATCTTTTGATGGTAAAAA GTCTTCAATCTTACAGGCAGAGAGTAAAAAAGATTATGAAGAG tGGATATGCACAATAAACAACATATCTAAACAGATATATCTAAGTGAAAACCCTGAG GAAATTGCTGCACGTGTAAACCAGTCAGCTCTCGAGGCCGTTACTCCATCACCTTCATTTCAGCAGAGGCATGAGAGCATGCGTCCGACTGT acAATCTCGGCCTCCCACAGCCCGCACGAGCAGCACGGGGTCACTGGGATCCGAATCCGCCGCTCTGTCTGCACTGTCCTTGGATTCACTCGTTGCCCCTGACACTCCTATTCAATTTGACATAATATCTCCAGTTAGTGAAGATCTGCCTGGTCAAGCAAAGTCTTCAGGGCAGTCAGGCAG ACGCACAAATCCTTTTGGTGAAACGGGAGGCTCAAAATCTGAAACTGAAg ATTCAATTCTTCATCAGTTGTTCATTGTAAGGTTTCTTGGCTCGATGGAGGTGAAGTCTGATGAAAGTCCAGATGTTGTTTATGAAACAATGCGTCAAATCCTAGCAGCTCGGGCCATCCATAACATTTTCAGGATGACAGAATCACATTTATTAGTCACTTGTGACTGTTTAAA GTTAATTGATCCACAGACACAAGTTACAAGACTACGA tttccTTTGCCCAATGTAGTCTTGTATGCTACACATCAGGAGAACAAGCGCCTCTTTGGATTTGTGCTCAGAACTTCAGGAGGGAGAGCTGACAGTCGACAAACTTCCATCTGCTATATCTTTGAATCAAACAATGAAGGGGAAAAG ATTTGTGACTCCGTTGGACTGGCAAAACAGATTGCTTTCCATGCAGAACTG GATcgaaaagcatcagaaaagcaaaaagaaatggagagagtcaaagagaaacaacaaaaagaactgactaaacaaaaacaaattgaaaag GACTTAGAGGAGCAAAGCCGACTGATAGCTGCTTCCAACAGATCAAACCCTAGCAGTGGAGAAGGACAGTTTGTCGTCCTTAGCAGCAGCCAGTCAGAAGACAGCGATTTAGGAGaggatggaaagaagaaaagggaatcTGAAACCTAA
- the ASB14 gene encoding ankyrin repeat and SOCS box protein 14, with product MYNSAYVLDDHSDDEIPTQQAIQESLQDIHKMERSANAIEDESFLCVGSKEREEIIAAIRTGQEEALKKLARHSSAFEEADQQGWLPMHEAAAQLNKNILEITLKASRAVTWEQTTLRGETPLMVAVRNCFLENVRFLLLNGCNPNIKNEDGDSPLVVAIKHNSYEVASLLINFGAKVNLQCIHKRTALHEAARLGRKDLVLLLLHSGADPDPRSGYGLTPLALAAQAGHTEIMELLLQKGADVLSQAMDYSSVLFEAAGGGNPDSLNLLLEYGADANVPKHSGHLPIHRAAYRGHFLALKNLVPVTNFDAIKESGISPIHSAAAGAHPQCLEFLLKSGFDANFMLDQRIRKGYDDRRKSALYFAVSNGDISSAQLLLNAGALPNQDPINCLQIALRMGNYELMNLLLRHGANVNYFCRVNTTHFPSALQYALKDEVMLRMLMNYGYDVHRCFDCPRGDVSHSQYVTDGWTSTVIKDTKFCEVITLSWLKHLSGKVVRVMLDYVDHVNICWKLEAALKEQELWPDINSILTNPRSLKHLCRLKIRECMGRLRLRCPVFMTFLPLPNCLKDYILYKEYDLYGPQSLLGTPSVNCT from the exons ATGTATAATTCTGCATACGTACTTGATGATCATTCCGATGATGAAATCCCCACCCAGCAAGCTATTCAAGAAAGCTTACAAGACATtcataaaatggaaagaagtgCCAACGCAATAGAGGATGAAAG TTTCCTGTGCGTTGGAAGTAAAGAACGTGAAGAGATAATTGCAGCAATTCGGACAG GCCAAGAAGAGGCCTTGAAGAAGTTGGcgaggcacagctctgcttttgagGAAGCAGACCAGCAAGGCTGGCTTCCTATGCAcgaggctgcagcacagctaaaTAAGAACATTCTTGAAATAACTTTAAAAG ccTCCCGTGCTGTTACGTGGGAACAGACCACACTTAGAGGGGAAACACCTCTCATGGTGGCAGTCAGAAACTGCTTCTTGGAAAACGTCCGCTTTCTCCTGCTCAATGGTTGCAATCCCAATATTAAGAATGaagatggagattctcctttaGTTGTAG CAATTAAACACAATTCATATGAGGTAGCCTCCTTGTTGATAAATTTTGGAGCAAAAGTGAATTTGCAATGTATCCACAAGAGGACTGCTTTACACGAGGCTGCCAGGCTTGGCAGAAAAGATCTGGTGTTGCTTCTCCTTCATTCTGGAGCAGATCCTGATCCTCGCAGTGGGTATGGGCTCACACCTCTAGCACTGGCTGCACAAGCTGGACATACAGAAATTATGGAGCTCTTATTGCAAAAAG GTGCTGATGTTCTTTCACAGGCAATGGATTATTCTTCTGTATTATttgaagcagcaggaggaggaaatcCAGACTCTCTGAATCTTTTGCTAGAATATGGGGCTGATGCTAATGTACCAAAGCACTCAGGTCATTTACCGATCCACAGAGCTGCATACAGAGGACACTTTCT ggcCTTAAAGAATTTAGTTCCAGTTACTAATTTTGATGCCATTAAAGAAAGCGGAATAAGTCCAAttcactcagcagcagcaggagcacatCCTCAGTGCCTCGAGTTTCTCCTCAAGTCTGGATTTGATGCCAATTTTATGCTGGATCAAAGAATTCGCAAAGGCTACGATGACCGCCGGAAATCAGCATTGTACTTTGCTGTTTCAAATGGGGATATCAGTTCAGCACAGTTGCTGTTGAATGCTGGAGCCCTGCCAAACCAAGATCCCATCAACTGTCTCCAAATAGCCTTGAGAATGGGCAACTATGAGTTAATGAATTTACTGCTCCGGCATGGGGCTAATGTTAATTACTTCTGCAGAGTGAACACAACGCATtttccatcagctctgcagtATGCTCTGAAAGATGAAGTCATGTTAAGAATGCTGATGAACTATGGCTATGATGTGCACCGCTGCTTTGATTGCCCTCGGGGAGATGTTTCCCATTCCCAGTATGTGACTGATGGATGGACTTCTACTGTTATCAAAGATACAAAG TTCTGTGAAGTGATAACCTTGTCGTGGCTGAAGCATCTTTCTGGGAAAGTAGTGCGAGTAATGTTAGACTATGTTGATCATGTTAACATCTGCTGGAAGCTAGAAGCAGCTCTCAAAGAACAGGAGCTCTGGCCAGACATCAATTCAATTTTAA CAAATCCTCGCTCTCTGAAGCATCTTTGTCGCCTGAAGATACGGGAATGCATGGGCCGGTTGCGTCTCCGTTGTCCTGTCTTCATGACCTTCCTTCCACTGCCAAATTGCTTGAAAGACTACATACTATACAAGGAATATGACCTTTATGGACCGCAAAGTCTCTTGGGAACCCCCAGTGTCAACTGCACGTaa